In Streptomyces capitiformicae, one genomic interval encodes:
- a CDS encoding DUF6153 family protein translates to MPGRPFRRTALPCARGRSASRLVLVVVLALTTFVLFCAGSPPDEAPAPRPHSVSAAPAAEGAVTARARHVERDPCEHGPDGHHCHSADPRAVLGHAPLPGADHTAAPWQPSTAPALLTSDRSGEPGRARPPDLHELQLLRV, encoded by the coding sequence ATGCCCGGCCGACCGTTCCGACGTACGGCGCTGCCGTGCGCCCGCGGCCGGTCGGCGTCGCGTCTGGTGCTCGTGGTCGTGCTGGCCCTGACCACCTTCGTACTGTTCTGCGCCGGCTCGCCTCCCGATGAGGCCCCGGCACCGCGTCCGCATTCCGTGTCGGCGGCGCCGGCGGCGGAAGGGGCGGTGACCGCGCGGGCCCGCCACGTGGAACGCGATCCCTGCGAGCACGGCCCGGACGGGCACCACTGCCACTCCGCCGATCCGCGCGCGGTGCTGGGCCACGCGCCGCTGCCGGGCGCCGATCACACCGCCGCGCCCTGGCAGCCGTCGACGGCTCCGGCGCTGCTGACGTCCGACAGGTCCGGGGAGCCGGGTCGGGCCCGGCCTCCCGATCTCCATGAACTGCAGTTGCTCCGGGTCTAG
- a CDS encoding SGNH/GDSL hydrolase family protein — protein MRKPWIVGVAGAVLAGLLLGACGDPKSAPDEAPPSVSAPDASPTTRQRAATASPDARPAKTAPKVLYLGDSLAMENQKVLGAQLEDDLDARYTSAPYSGTTLCDYLEGTADRSLVPTSDKAAALVRRLSPDYVVLQFWGNAWDYTPCMDGITYDKAPATYFERYADAAGRLTEQIADAGGTHRPTIVWVLQGPDPITPDRVRRVNALYEKQAKASGDLVADAGKAVSPASDRYTWTQYLPCTAYEREHDGFCTQPGQSRTALHRDDDYLHFCLAPTTSKPKPCPVLSPGITRIARAITLVITDASA, from the coding sequence ATGCGCAAGCCGTGGATCGTGGGAGTGGCAGGGGCGGTGCTGGCCGGGCTGTTGCTCGGCGCGTGCGGGGATCCTAAGTCCGCTCCCGATGAGGCGCCGCCGTCGGTCTCGGCACCGGATGCGTCGCCGACCACACGGCAGCGGGCCGCCACCGCGTCCCCCGACGCCCGCCCGGCCAAGACGGCGCCGAAGGTGCTCTACCTCGGGGACTCGCTCGCCATGGAGAACCAGAAGGTCCTCGGCGCGCAGTTGGAGGACGACCTCGACGCCCGGTACACGAGCGCCCCGTACTCGGGCACCACCCTGTGCGACTACCTGGAGGGCACCGCCGACAGGTCGCTCGTGCCGACCTCGGACAAGGCGGCCGCGCTGGTACGGCGACTGAGCCCCGACTATGTCGTCCTGCAGTTCTGGGGCAACGCCTGGGACTACACGCCGTGCATGGACGGCATCACGTACGACAAGGCCCCGGCGACGTACTTCGAGCGGTACGCGGACGCCGCGGGGCGGCTCACCGAGCAGATCGCGGACGCGGGCGGCACGCACCGGCCGACGATCGTCTGGGTGCTCCAGGGGCCGGATCCGATCACCCCGGACCGGGTCCGGCGTGTGAACGCCCTCTACGAGAAGCAGGCCAAGGCCTCCGGCGACCTCGTCGCCGACGCCGGCAAGGCCGTCAGCCCGGCCTCGGACCGCTACACCTGGACCCAGTACCTGCCGTGCACGGCGTACGAGCGTGAGCACGACGGCTTCTGCACCCAGCCGGGCCAAAGCCGCACGGCCCTCCACCGCGACGACGACTACCTGCACTTCTGTCTGGCCCCGACGACGTCGAAGCCGAAGCCCTGCCCGGTGCTCTCCCCCGGCATCACGCGGATCGCGCGGGCGATCACCCTGGTGATCACGGACGCGAGCGCCTGA
- a CDS encoding VOC family protein translates to MSSDGFITCLWFDGQAEEAAAFYVSVFKNSRLGRVTHYSEAGPGPAGTVLTVEFVANGQKFIALNGGPEFKFNEAISFQILCADQEEIDYYWSRLTEGGEEGPCGWVKDRFGVSWQVEPAALMEMMNDPDPQKAVRATKAMLSMGKFDIAALEKAYAGE, encoded by the coding sequence ATGTCCAGCGACGGATTCATCACCTGCCTGTGGTTCGACGGCCAGGCCGAGGAGGCGGCCGCGTTCTACGTCTCGGTCTTCAAGAACTCCCGTCTCGGCCGGGTCACCCACTACAGCGAGGCCGGTCCCGGGCCCGCCGGCACCGTGCTCACCGTGGAGTTCGTGGCCAACGGCCAGAAGTTCATCGCCCTGAACGGCGGCCCGGAGTTCAAGTTCAACGAGGCCATCTCCTTCCAGATCCTCTGCGCCGACCAGGAGGAGATCGACTACTACTGGAGCAGGCTCACCGAGGGCGGCGAGGAAGGCCCCTGCGGCTGGGTCAAGGACAGGTTCGGCGTGTCCTGGCAGGTCGAGCCCGCCGCACTCATGGAGATGATGAACGACCCGGACCCGCAGAAGGCGGTCCGCGCGACCAAGGCGATGCTCTCGATGGGCAAGTTCGACATCGCCGCCCTGGAGAAGGCGTACGCGGGCGAGTAG
- a CDS encoding ATP-dependent Clp protease proteolytic subunit — translation MAPLITGWAPALAPRAEEGDTPPSRFDDHLAAQLLAQRIVFLGTQVDEVSANRVCAQLLVLSAEDPRTDISLYINSPGGSVTAGLAIYDTMRLIPNDVSTLAMGFAASMGQFLLTVGTHGKRFALPNARIMMHQPSAGIGGTTADIEIQAENLEFTKKAVERITAEHTGQTEETISRDGDRDRWFTAEQAREYGMVDRVVESLDDVRPASSRRRMGLQ, via the coding sequence ATGGCTCCACTGATCACCGGCTGGGCTCCGGCGCTCGCCCCGCGCGCGGAGGAGGGCGACACCCCGCCCTCACGGTTCGACGACCATCTCGCCGCGCAGCTTCTCGCCCAGCGGATCGTCTTCCTCGGCACCCAGGTCGACGAGGTCTCCGCCAACCGGGTGTGCGCCCAGTTGCTGGTGCTGTCGGCGGAGGACCCGCGTACCGACATCAGCCTGTACATCAACAGCCCGGGCGGTTCCGTGACGGCGGGACTCGCCATCTACGACACGATGCGGCTGATCCCGAACGACGTGTCGACGCTGGCGATGGGCTTCGCGGCGAGCATGGGCCAGTTCCTGCTGACCGTGGGCACGCACGGCAAGCGGTTCGCGCTGCCCAACGCGCGGATCATGATGCACCAGCCGTCGGCGGGCATCGGCGGGACCACCGCCGACATCGAGATCCAGGCGGAGAACCTGGAGTTCACCAAGAAGGCCGTCGAGCGGATCACGGCGGAGCACACCGGCCAGACCGAGGAGACGATCTCCCGGGACGGCGACCGGGACCGCTGGTTCACGGCCGAGCAGGCCAGGGAGTACGGGATGGTCGACCGGGTCGTCGAGTCGCTCGACGACGTACGGCCGGCCTCGTCGCGCCGACGGATGGGACTGCAGTGA
- a CDS encoding helix-turn-helix domain-containing protein, which translates to MSRQASNEARVIPLRPAPAPVPDEAPAKEPLWRDLVGDVLRRERLAQERTLKDVADAARISMPYLSEVERGRKEASSEVLAAAAGALGLRLTDLLSLAQDELTHHTTRTHRTPNAPYDGLCLVAA; encoded by the coding sequence GTGAGCCGACAAGCGTCCAACGAAGCCCGCGTCATCCCCCTGCGCCCCGCGCCCGCCCCCGTCCCCGACGAGGCGCCCGCCAAGGAACCCCTGTGGCGCGACCTCGTGGGCGACGTCCTCCGACGCGAGCGTCTCGCGCAGGAACGCACCCTCAAGGACGTGGCGGACGCGGCCCGCATCTCCATGCCGTACCTCTCCGAGGTTGAACGCGGCCGCAAGGAGGCCTCGTCGGAGGTCCTGGCGGCCGCCGCCGGGGCACTGGGCCTTCGTCTGACCGACCTGCTTTCTCTGGCCCAGGACGAGCTGACCCACCACACGACACGCACACACAGGACCCCCAACGCCCCCTACGACGGGCTGTGCCTGGTTGCCGCGTGA
- a CDS encoding DUF3105 domain-containing protein, which produces MASSKSKAKNSAPKGKNTTSPKAREAARRARVEEIRKAEQARERRIRLITLGATTAILVALVGGGWYLIDAANEKEEAKTAPVDGVKSWSKLTQKHVTGTVDYKMSPPVGGDHNQVWVNCDKQVYTKAVPNENAVHALEHGAVWITYNDKAAKADVEALTEKVTNTTYTFMSPYEDQSSPIVLSAWEHQLKVDKASDPRVQKFIDKYVQGEQTPEPGAACSGGMTP; this is translated from the coding sequence ATGGCTTCATCCAAGTCGAAGGCCAAGAACAGCGCCCCGAAGGGCAAGAACACCACCAGCCCCAAGGCCAGGGAGGCGGCGCGGCGCGCCCGCGTCGAAGAGATACGCAAGGCCGAGCAGGCCCGTGAGCGGCGGATACGGCTGATCACGCTCGGCGCCACCACCGCGATCCTCGTCGCCCTGGTCGGCGGCGGCTGGTACCTGATCGACGCGGCGAACGAGAAGGAAGAGGCGAAGACCGCGCCGGTCGACGGCGTGAAGAGCTGGTCGAAGCTCACCCAGAAGCACGTCACCGGGACCGTCGACTACAAGATGAGCCCGCCGGTCGGCGGGGACCACAACCAGGTGTGGGTCAACTGCGACAAGCAGGTGTACACCAAGGCCGTGCCGAACGAGAACGCCGTGCACGCGCTGGAGCACGGCGCCGTCTGGATCACGTACAACGACAAGGCCGCCAAGGCGGACGTCGAGGCGCTGACCGAGAAGGTCACCAACACGACGTACACCTTCATGAGCCCGTACGAGGACCAGTCCTCGCCGATCGTGCTGAGCGCCTGGGAGCACCAGTTGAAGGTGGACAAGGCCTCCGACCCGCGGGTCCAGAAGTTCATCGACAAGTACGTCCAGGGCGAGCAGACGCCGGAGCCGGGCGCCGCGTGCTCCGGCGGTATGACGCCGTGA
- a CDS encoding ClpP family protease has product MGTYTIPNVVERTPQGERSYDVFSRLLSERIIFLGTGIDDGVANVVIAQLLHLESSAPESEIAIYINSPGGSFTSLMAIYDTMRYVQAPISTTCVGQAASTAAVLLAGGDPGRRFVLEHARVLLGQPASGGSRGTVSDLALQAKEMVRIRAQVEEVLTRHTHHGVAELRADMDRDKVFTAEEAVAYGLADEVLSRRLVGV; this is encoded by the coding sequence ATGGGGACGTACACCATTCCGAACGTGGTTGAGCGGACCCCGCAGGGTGAGCGGTCGTACGACGTGTTCAGTCGGCTGCTGTCCGAGCGGATCATCTTCCTCGGCACGGGGATCGACGACGGGGTGGCGAACGTCGTCATCGCGCAGCTGCTGCATCTGGAGTCGTCGGCGCCGGAGAGCGAGATCGCGATCTACATCAACTCGCCCGGGGGATCGTTCACTTCGCTCATGGCGATCTACGACACGATGAGGTACGTGCAGGCGCCGATCTCGACGACGTGTGTGGGGCAGGCGGCGTCCACGGCGGCGGTCCTGCTCGCGGGTGGGGATCCCGGGCGGCGGTTCGTGCTGGAGCATGCGCGGGTGTTGCTGGGACAGCCGGCGAGTGGGGGGAGCCGGGGGACGGTGTCGGACCTCGCGCTCCAGGCCAAGGAGATGGTGCGGATTCGGGCGCAGGTCGAGGAGGTTCTTACCCGGCATACGCACCACGGTGTGGCGGAGCTTCGTGCGGACATGGACCGGGACAAGGTGTTCACGGCGGAGGAGGCGGTGGCGTACGGGCTGGCTGATGAGGTGTTGAGTCGTCGGTTGGTGGGGGTCTGA
- a CDS encoding zinc-binding alcohol dehydrogenase family protein: MHAWEVARPGPIEQEPLRFVERPVPVPRADQLLVRVRACGVCRTDLHVAEGDLPVRLAGVTPGHEVVGEVVGTGSDVRGYVPGDRVGIAWLRRTDGTCAYCLRGAENLCPASEYTGWDAHGGYAEYTTVPAAFAYPLPGGVDDVTLAPLLCAGIIGYRALRRASLPPGGRLGLYGFGGSAHLCAQVALAQGARVHVMTRGEAARRLALELGCDSARGAYEPPPEPLDSAILFAPVGDLVPVALRALDRGGVLSVAGIHLTDTPPLRYETELFYEKELRSVTSNTREDGREFLALAARHGVRATTHTYPLARARDALRDLKAGRFDGAAVLVNDLVNDLPARH, from the coding sequence ATGCACGCGTGGGAGGTGGCCCGGCCGGGGCCGATCGAGCAGGAGCCGTTGCGGTTCGTGGAGCGGCCGGTCCCGGTGCCCCGGGCCGACCAACTGCTGGTGCGGGTGCGGGCGTGCGGGGTCTGCCGGACCGATCTGCACGTCGCCGAGGGCGACCTGCCCGTGCGTCTGGCGGGCGTGACGCCCGGGCACGAGGTCGTCGGCGAGGTGGTGGGGACGGGCTCGGACGTACGGGGTTACGTGCCGGGCGACCGGGTGGGGATCGCCTGGCTGCGGCGCACGGACGGTACGTGCGCGTACTGCCTGCGCGGGGCCGAGAACCTGTGCCCGGCCTCCGAGTACACGGGCTGGGACGCCCACGGCGGTTACGCCGAGTACACGACGGTGCCGGCCGCCTTCGCCTACCCCCTGCCCGGCGGTGTCGACGACGTGACGCTCGCGCCGCTGCTGTGCGCGGGCATCATCGGCTACCGGGCGCTGCGGCGGGCCTCGCTGCCGCCGGGTGGACGGCTCGGGCTGTACGGCTTCGGCGGCAGCGCCCATCTGTGCGCCCAGGTCGCGCTGGCCCAGGGCGCGCGGGTGCATGTCATGACGCGGGGCGAGGCCGCGCGACGGCTCGCGCTGGAGCTCGGGTGCGACTCGGCGCGCGGGGCGTACGAGCCGCCGCCGGAGCCGCTCGACAGCGCGATTCTGTTCGCCCCGGTCGGCGACCTCGTGCCCGTGGCGCTGCGGGCCCTCGACCGGGGCGGCGTGCTGTCGGTCGCCGGCATCCATCTGACGGACACGCCACCGCTGCGCTACGAGACCGAGCTGTTCTACGAGAAGGAACTCCGCAGCGTCACCTCCAACACCCGTGAGGACGGCCGGGAGTTCCTGGCCCTCGCCGCCCGGCACGGTGTACGGGCCACGACGCACACCTACCCGCTGGCACGGGCCCGGGATGCGCTGCGGGACCTGAAGGCGGGCCGCTTCGACGGTGCGGCCGTGCTGGTCAACGATCTGGTCAACGACCTTCCGGCGCGGCATTGA
- a CDS encoding streptophobe family protein, translated as MSPQTLRPEKTTPARAVARHGWPQALGTVLAGLIVMVVVASLGLWAAGAADLPDNAFPRVVAATFVTAVGGTIELSGGAGAIAETQAGLTVIPLSVTLAGALVMAAGFLRPLRHRAVAGAPELAGWAARIAVLWLAALIGLSLGARQTFAIPLGEVGDFFGTSAEVGFEAAVAPTVFFGLLWLAGVFVLALLVSRAPLPARLLRFQESVRPAAYAMVVLLLAYVALGLVIGVVVALTRGHAAETAAVILLGLPNVVWLVFTIGLGATWDGQVEGPFGLPMPKLLDQVMRGPDVSTLDLGSLAEFDGRVWWLVVVNAVLLLGAAFVMAVRSPARVRLWQHAVHMTVALLLTVLMICLVARISAHYGLSVLGIGDLGGDLSGELFLRPRMWSALGFAVLWGLVTGFVGGVLAKGVRRRGAVDGVG; from the coding sequence GTGAGTCCCCAGACCCTGCGTCCCGAGAAGACGACGCCCGCGCGGGCGGTCGCCCGCCACGGCTGGCCCCAGGCCCTCGGAACCGTGCTCGCCGGGCTGATCGTGATGGTCGTGGTGGCCTCGCTCGGGCTGTGGGCGGCGGGTGCGGCGGACCTCCCGGACAACGCCTTTCCGCGTGTCGTCGCGGCCACCTTCGTGACGGCGGTCGGCGGCACGATCGAGCTCTCCGGCGGCGCCGGGGCCATCGCCGAAACCCAGGCCGGTCTGACCGTGATCCCGCTGTCAGTGACCCTGGCCGGCGCGTTGGTGATGGCCGCCGGTTTCCTACGGCCCCTGCGGCACCGAGCGGTCGCCGGGGCGCCCGAACTGGCGGGCTGGGCCGCCCGGATCGCCGTCCTGTGGCTGGCTGCGCTGATCGGCCTCTCGCTCGGGGCCCGGCAGACGTTCGCGATCCCGCTCGGCGAGGTGGGCGACTTCTTCGGCACCTCGGCCGAGGTGGGGTTCGAGGCGGCCGTGGCGCCGACCGTCTTCTTCGGGCTGCTGTGGCTCGCCGGGGTCTTCGTCCTGGCGCTGCTGGTGTCGCGGGCGCCGCTTCCGGCGCGGCTGCTGCGGTTCCAGGAGTCGGTGCGGCCGGCCGCGTACGCGATGGTCGTGCTGCTGTTGGCGTACGTCGCTCTCGGGCTGGTGATCGGGGTGGTGGTGGCGTTGACGCGCGGGCACGCCGCCGAGACGGCCGCGGTGATTCTGCTGGGTCTGCCGAACGTCGTGTGGCTGGTCTTCACGATCGGTCTGGGAGCCACCTGGGACGGCCAGGTCGAGGGGCCGTTCGGACTGCCGATGCCGAAGCTGCTGGACCAGGTGATGCGCGGGCCCGACGTGTCGACGCTCGACCTGGGCTCGCTGGCCGAGTTCGACGGCAGGGTGTGGTGGCTGGTGGTCGTGAACGCGGTGCTGCTGCTGGGCGCCGCGTTCGTGATGGCGGTGCGTTCCCCGGCCCGGGTACGGCTGTGGCAGCACGCGGTGCACATGACGGTCGCCCTCCTGCTCACGGTCCTGATGATCTGTCTGGTCGCCCGGATCTCCGCCCACTACGGCCTGTCGGTACTCGGCATCGGCGACCTCGGTGGCGATCTGAGCGGGGAGTTGTTCCTGCGTCCCCGGATGTGGTCCGCGCTGGGCTTCGCCGTGCTGTGGGGGCTGGTGACCGGGTTCGTCGGCGGGGTGCTGGCGAAGGGGGTTCGACGGCGGGGTGCGGTCGACGGCGTCGGGTAG
- a CDS encoding ribonuclease H family protein, whose amino-acid sequence MIEAMSERFVAACDGASKGNPGPAGWAWVVAEDDEIPSRWEAGPLGKATNNIAELTALERLLAATDPDVPIEIRMDSQYAMKAVTTWLPGWKRNGWRTAAGKPVANQELVVRIDELLAGRSVEFRYVPAHQVDGDRLNDFADRAASQAATVQQPAGSDLGSPEPPAAPDAVPARRSGTPKRPAKAGRSGSSSSSSRTIKAKFPGRCVCGRPYAAGEPIAKNDRGWGHPECRTAAAGTA is encoded by the coding sequence ATGATCGAGGCCATGTCGGAACGTTTTGTGGCCGCCTGCGACGGAGCCTCCAAGGGAAACCCCGGACCAGCGGGCTGGGCCTGGGTGGTCGCCGAGGACGACGAGATCCCCTCCCGTTGGGAGGCCGGCCCGCTGGGCAAGGCCACCAACAACATCGCCGAACTCACCGCGCTGGAGCGGCTGTTGGCCGCCACCGACCCGGATGTCCCGATCGAGATCCGGATGGACTCCCAGTACGCGATGAAGGCCGTCACGACCTGGCTGCCCGGCTGGAAGCGCAACGGGTGGCGCACGGCGGCGGGCAAGCCGGTCGCCAACCAGGAACTCGTCGTCCGTATCGACGAGTTGCTCGCCGGGCGCTCGGTGGAGTTCCGTTACGTCCCCGCCCACCAGGTCGACGGCGACCGCCTCAACGACTTCGCCGACCGCGCGGCGAGCCAGGCCGCCACCGTCCAGCAGCCCGCCGGCAGCGACCTGGGCTCGCCGGAACCCCCGGCCGCACCGGACGCGGTCCCGGCCCGCCGCAGCGGAACACCGAAGCGACCGGCGAAGGCCGGCCGCTCCGGTTCGTCCTCCTCCTCGTCCCGCACCATCAAGGCGAAGTTCCCCGGCCGCTGTGTCTGCGGCCGCCCCTACGCCGCGGGCGAGCCCATCGCCAAGAACGACCGGGGCTGGGGCCACCCGGAGTGCCGCACAGCGGCCGCGGGAACGGCCTGA
- a CDS encoding class I SAM-dependent methyltransferase — MLRAIFNEAAELYDRARPRYPDALAAELAALTGLGPGTRVLEIGPGAGQLTVALAEFGCDLTAVELGPAMAEVARRNLRPFPRARVEVAEFERWPLPAEPFDLVVSATAFHWLDPTVRVPKVGQALRPGGTFALVTTEHVKGGTVDFFARAQECYERWDPATPPGLRLQDESEIATDTGELAEWDDLRSYRCTREITYTAQEYIDVLLTYSGHRALDALAREGLLGCIRELIDTRHGGRITKCYMHELITARRPAQTAAN; from the coding sequence ATGCTGAGGGCCATTTTCAACGAGGCGGCGGAGCTGTACGACCGGGCCCGGCCCCGCTATCCCGACGCGTTGGCCGCGGAGCTGGCCGCGCTGACGGGGCTGGGCCCCGGTACGCGTGTTCTGGAGATCGGGCCCGGCGCAGGGCAACTCACCGTCGCGTTGGCCGAGTTCGGGTGTGATCTGACGGCCGTCGAGCTCGGTCCGGCGATGGCGGAGGTGGCCCGGCGTAATCTGCGGCCCTTTCCGCGGGCGCGGGTAGAGGTGGCCGAGTTCGAGCGGTGGCCGCTGCCCGCCGAGCCGTTCGACCTGGTGGTGAGCGCGACCGCGTTCCACTGGCTCGATCCGACGGTACGGGTGCCCAAGGTGGGCCAAGCCCTGCGCCCCGGCGGCACCTTCGCGCTCGTCACCACGGAGCACGTCAAGGGCGGCACCGTCGACTTCTTCGCCCGGGCACAGGAGTGCTACGAGCGCTGGGACCCGGCCACGCCGCCAGGGCTGCGGCTCCAGGACGAGTCCGAGATCGCCACGGACACGGGCGAGTTGGCCGAGTGGGACGACCTGCGCTCGTACCGGTGCACGCGGGAGATCACGTACACGGCTCAGGAGTACATCGACGTGCTCCTGACCTACTCCGGGCACCGCGCGCTCGACGCGCTCGCCCGCGAGGGCCTGTTGGGCTGCATCCGGGAACTGATCGACACACGCCACGGCGGGCGGATCACCAAGTGCTACATGCACGAGCTGATCACGGCGCGGCGACCGGCCCAGACAGCCGCGAACTGA
- a CDS encoding VOC family protein: MAAQPEGTPCWADAMFSDVERAKSFYGDVLGWTFGEASSEYGNYTQAYSDGKAVAAVVPPMPGQEGQSAWCLYFASPDVNATATKIRDNGGDVLMEPMQVGDFGSMLLARDPGGVVFGVWQAGIHEGFEAMGVPGAYVWAEIFTREPEKSDAFFPAVFPYRAKQMDHPGNPDMDFRVFDLGANPVLGRMKMTEEFPPEVPPYINVYFTVDDCDAAVDRATKHGGILRFGPMDTPFGRFAALSDPQGASFSVIDVTNTQGEMPKLTDVG, from the coding sequence ATGGCCGCACAACCCGAGGGAACGCCCTGCTGGGCCGACGCGATGTTCAGCGACGTCGAGAGGGCGAAGAGTTTCTACGGTGACGTACTGGGCTGGACGTTCGGCGAGGCGTCCTCCGAGTACGGCAACTACACCCAGGCGTACTCGGACGGCAAGGCGGTGGCCGCCGTCGTCCCGCCGATGCCCGGGCAGGAGGGTCAGTCCGCCTGGTGCCTGTACTTCGCCTCGCCCGACGTGAACGCCACCGCGACCAAGATCCGTGACAACGGCGGCGACGTGCTGATGGAACCGATGCAGGTCGGCGACTTCGGCTCCATGCTGCTGGCCCGGGACCCCGGCGGCGTCGTCTTCGGCGTCTGGCAGGCCGGTATCCACGAGGGCTTCGAGGCCATGGGCGTACCCGGCGCGTACGTGTGGGCCGAGATCTTCACCCGCGAACCCGAGAAGTCCGACGCCTTCTTCCCGGCCGTCTTCCCGTACCGGGCCAAGCAGATGGACCACCCCGGCAACCCCGACATGGACTTCCGGGTCTTCGACCTCGGCGCGAACCCGGTCCTCGGCCGCATGAAGATGACGGAGGAGTTCCCGCCCGAGGTACCGCCGTACATCAACGTCTACTTCACCGTCGACGACTGCGACGCCGCCGTCGACCGCGCCACCAAGCACGGCGGCATCCTCCGCTTCGGCCCGATGGACACACCCTTCGGCCGCTTCGCGGCGCTGAGCGACCCGCAGGGCGCCTCGTTCTCGGTCATCGACGTCACCAACACCCAGGGGGAGATGCCGAAGCTGACCGATGTGGGCTGA
- a CDS encoding DUF6777 domain-containing protein, protein MSVEEPPSGRPSGPPSGPLSGPSQPGRTPAGPTRPSGQIPPEPPGDASGPGGTGGTGGGPGGPGGPGQGPGHPGQPWWRSAPRIALMTTAALVAVALIVVFTRSGGSGGDGGGGEVFLQAADKSGPDPFTESTATDSSTPPETPSATPTRSEPPNVTRAVDGSAPGLYGGTRKVASCDVEKQIKFLQANPSKTNAFASVLGIRSSDVAAHLRALTPVQLRMDTRVTNHGYRDGAATSYQAVLQAGTAVLVDDRGVPRVRCACGNPLKPPVALKTTPKPRGDSWPSYRPQNVVVIERSTVIVNVFILYDPDRDDWFSRPSGDTGERDKKTNPPVNQPSPSASTSFSEAPPSESPEPCPRKETSPCPSSSSATPTTSPPTKPETTTSEPAPDPETTTSEPAPEQEPEPETADTPLDDTTTTGSASLDDIPAPNGPPAS, encoded by the coding sequence GTGAGCGTCGAAGAACCGCCCTCCGGCCGCCCGTCCGGGCCGCCTTCCGGCCCCTTGTCCGGGCCGTCGCAACCCGGCCGGACCCCGGCCGGCCCGACGCGCCCGAGCGGCCAGATCCCTCCGGAACCGCCGGGCGATGCCTCGGGCCCGGGCGGAACCGGCGGCACAGGAGGAGGCCCCGGCGGTCCTGGCGGCCCCGGCCAGGGGCCCGGGCACCCTGGTCAGCCGTGGTGGCGGTCCGCTCCCCGCATCGCCCTCATGACCACCGCGGCCCTCGTCGCCGTGGCCCTGATCGTCGTCTTCACCCGCTCGGGCGGGTCGGGCGGCGACGGCGGCGGCGGAGAGGTCTTCCTCCAGGCCGCCGACAAGTCGGGCCCCGACCCGTTCACCGAGTCGACGGCGACGGACAGTTCCACCCCGCCCGAGACACCCTCGGCGACACCGACCAGGTCGGAACCCCCCAACGTGACGCGCGCCGTGGACGGGTCGGCCCCCGGACTGTACGGCGGCACCCGTAAGGTCGCCAGCTGCGACGTCGAGAAGCAGATCAAGTTCCTCCAGGCGAACCCGAGCAAGACCAACGCGTTCGCCTCCGTCCTCGGCATCAGGTCCTCCGACGTCGCGGCCCACCTGCGCGCACTCACCCCGGTGCAGCTGCGCATGGACACCCGCGTCACCAACCACGGCTACCGCGACGGCGCCGCCACCAGCTACCAGGCCGTCCTCCAGGCCGGCACCGCCGTCCTCGTCGACGACCGAGGGGTGCCCCGGGTGCGCTGCGCCTGCGGCAACCCGCTGAAGCCGCCGGTCGCGCTGAAGACCACACCCAAGCCGAGGGGGGATTCCTGGCCGTCGTACCGGCCGCAGAACGTCGTGGTCATCGAACGCTCGACGGTGATCGTCAACGTGTTCATCCTCTACGACCCCGACCGCGACGACTGGTTCAGCCGCCCCTCCGGCGACACGGGCGAGAGGGACAAGAAGACCAACCCGCCCGTCAACCAGCCCTCCCCGTCGGCGTCGACGTCGTTCTCCGAGGCCCCGCCCTCCGAGTCGCCCGAGCCGTGCCCGCGCAAGGAAACGAGCCCGTGCCCCTCGTCGTCCTCGGCGACACCGACCACCTCACCCCCGACGAAACCGGAGACCACCACCTCCGAGCCCGCGCCAGACCCGGAGACCACGACCTCCGAGCCCGCTCCGGAACAGGAGCCCGAGCCGGAGACCGCCGACACACCGCTCGACGACACCACGACGACCGGATCGGCCTCCCTCGATGACATCCCGGCGCCGAACGGGCCCCCGGCGTCCTGA